One segment of Longimicrobiales bacterium DNA contains the following:
- a CDS encoding transketolase gives MKQDQRQARGAGARDIAALERRAVAVRRDILEMLTEAQSGHPGGSLSAVELVVALYFGGFLRYDADRPEWEDRDRFILSKGHGVPVQYAALAQAGFLPQSELRTLRRIDSRLQGHPVLGTAPGIEASTGSLGQGLSIGLGMALAARMDSRDVNVWVLLGDGECQEGQVWEAAMAAGHSRPDNLVAIVDYNKFQLDGAVEDIIGIEPFADKWTAFGWAVRECDGHDLEDVVRAFDWAQSQDGPACVIAHTVKGQGVTFMEHQNKYHGVAPTQDELARALAALPLHEEGGE, from the coding sequence GTGAAGCAGGACCAACGACAGGCGCGTGGCGCGGGCGCGCGCGACATCGCGGCACTCGAGCGGCGCGCCGTCGCGGTGCGGCGCGACATCCTGGAGATGCTGACCGAGGCGCAGAGTGGTCACCCCGGCGGCTCACTGTCCGCCGTGGAACTGGTCGTCGCGCTGTACTTCGGCGGCTTTCTCCGCTACGACGCTGATCGGCCGGAGTGGGAGGATCGCGACCGGTTCATCCTTTCCAAGGGCCACGGTGTCCCGGTGCAGTACGCTGCACTCGCGCAGGCCGGCTTCCTCCCGCAGTCCGAGCTGCGCACCCTGCGCAGGATCGACAGCCGCCTCCAGGGCCATCCGGTGCTGGGCACCGCGCCGGGCATCGAGGCATCGACGGGATCGCTAGGGCAGGGTCTCTCGATCGGCCTCGGCATGGCGCTGGCCGCGCGCATGGACAGCCGTGACGTCAACGTCTGGGTGCTGCTCGGCGACGGTGAGTGCCAGGAGGGCCAGGTCTGGGAGGCGGCGATGGCAGCAGGCCACAGCCGACCGGACAACCTCGTCGCGATCGTCGACTACAACAAGTTCCAGCTCGACGGCGCGGTCGAGGACATCATCGGCATCGAGCCCTTTGCTGACAAATGGACGGCGTTCGGCTGGGCGGTCCGGGAATGTGATGGTCACGACCTGGAGGACGTCGTCAGGGCGTTCGACTGGGCGCAGTCGCAGGACGGCCCTGCGTGCGTGATCGCGCACACCGTGAAGGGGCAGGGCGTCACGTTCATGGAGCATCAGAACAAGTATCACGGCGTCGCGCCGACGCAGGACGAGCTGGCGCGTGCACTCGCGGCGCTTCCGCTGCACGAGGAGGGCGGCGAATGA
- a CDS encoding transketolase C-terminal domain-containing protein: protein MNGIFPGLTFGKATRDAYGEALRDLGGTHPDIVVLDADLAKSTKSFTFGETYPERFWNVGIQEANMVGMAGGFASSGKVPFISSFAAFVILKGYDQLRMAVSYPKLNVKVCGSHGGISIGEDGASQQSVEDIALACALPDFVVCVPCDEHQMRAVVQAAYEHDGPVYIRSGRPKAPLIYDATPTDFRFGKATRLREGGDVTIIAYGLMVAAALVAHEELKREGIEARVVDMATVKPLDVDEVRAAAADTGAIVTAEEHLLHGGLGARVAQAVVGTHPVPMEFVGLDDTYAESGDPEALMRKYGLTAREVVDAVRRVVQRKSGRAAGLGAGAPR from the coding sequence ATGAACGGCATCTTTCCGGGCCTGACGTTCGGCAAGGCCACACGCGACGCCTACGGCGAAGCACTGCGCGACCTCGGTGGCACACACCCCGACATCGTGGTGCTGGACGCGGACCTCGCGAAGAGCACCAAGAGCTTCACCTTCGGTGAGACGTATCCGGAGCGCTTCTGGAACGTGGGCATCCAGGAAGCGAACATGGTCGGCATGGCCGGCGGCTTCGCATCCAGCGGCAAGGTCCCGTTCATCTCGAGCTTTGCCGCGTTCGTGATCCTGAAGGGCTACGACCAGCTGCGCATGGCGGTCAGCTACCCGAAGCTGAACGTGAAGGTGTGCGGCAGCCACGGCGGCATCTCGATCGGCGAGGATGGTGCGTCACAGCAGTCGGTGGAGGACATCGCGCTCGCGTGTGCGCTGCCGGACTTCGTGGTCTGCGTTCCATGCGACGAGCACCAGATGCGTGCGGTCGTGCAGGCCGCCTACGAGCACGACGGCCCCGTCTACATCCGGTCCGGCCGCCCCAAGGCGCCCCTCATCTATGACGCGACGCCAACCGACTTCCGCTTCGGCAAGGCGACGCGTCTGCGCGAGGGCGGCGACGTCACCATCATCGCGTACGGACTGATGGTCGCCGCCGCGCTCGTCGCTCACGAGGAACTGAAGCGCGAGGGCATCGAGGCACGTGTCGTCGACATGGCCACGGTCAAGCCCCTGGACGTCGACGAGGTACGCGCGGCCGCGGCGGACACGGGTGCAATCGTGACGGCCGAGGAGCACCTGCTCCACGGCGGGCTCGGTGCGCGCGTTGCGCAGGCGGTCGTCGGTACGCATCCGGTGCCGATGGAGTTCGTCGGCCTCGACGACACGTACGCCGAGAGCGGCGACCCCGAAGCGCTAATGCGCAAGTACGGGCTGACGGCCAGGGAAGTTGTTGACGCCGTTCGGCGCGTGGTGCAGCGCAAGTCGGGTCGCGCGGCGGGCCTCGGCGCGGGCGCGCCTCGTTGA